CTCTACGGGCTCCTGCACCTGTCGGGCGTCAAGCGCGTCACGCGCGACTACCGCGTGGAGGACGCGCCCACGGTGTCGCTGGAGGACATCCAGAAGTTCCGCCAGCTCGACTCGTCCACGCCGGGCCACCCGGAGTACCGCTGGACCAGCGGCGTGGAGACGACCACCGGGCCGCTGGGCCAGGGCGTCGCCAACAGCGTGGGCATGGCCATCGCGAGCCGCTGGCTCGCGAGCTACTTCAACAAGCCCGGCTTCGACCTCTTCACCTATGACGTCTACGCCATCTGCGGCGACGGCGACATGATGGAGGGTGTGGCCTCCGAGGCGGCGTCCATCGCCGGCCACCTCCAGCTCCCCAACCTCTGCTGGATCTACGACAGCAACCACATCTCCATCGACGGCAACACCGAGCTCGCCTTCACCGAGGACGTGGGCCGCCGCTTCGAGGCCTACGGCTGGCGCGTGCTGCGCGTGGCCGACGCCAACGACCTGAACGCGCTGAGCCAGGCGTACCGCACGTTCAAGGAGCAGCGCGGCAAGCCCACGCTCATCATCGTCACCAGCCACATCGGCTACGGCGCGCCCAAGAAGCAGGACACGGCGAGCGCGCACGGCGAGCCGCTGGGCGCCGAGGAGCTGAAGGGCGCCAAGCGCGCGTACGGCTGGCCCGAGGACGCGAAGTTCCTGGTCCCCGACGGCGTGCGTGAGCGCTTCCAGCAGCGCATGGGCGCGCGCGGCAAGCAGCAGCGCGACGCGTGGGAGAAGAGCTTCGCCGCGTACCGCCAGCAGTTCCCCGAGCTGGCCGACCAGCTGGAGCGCATGCAGCGCCGCGAGGCGCCCCAGGGCTGGGACAAGGACCTGCCCACCTTCCCCGCCGACGCGAAGGGCCTGGCCACTCGCGACTCCAGCGGCAAGGTGCTCAACGCGCTGGCCAAGAACTACCCGTGGCTGGTGGGTGGATCCGCGGACCTGAACCCGTCCACGAAGACGTACCTCACCGCGTCCAGCGCGATGAAGCCGGGGGACTACGCCGGCCGCAACATCCACTTCGGCGTGCGCGAGCACGCGATGGGCTCCATCGTCAACGGCCTGTGCCTGAGCAAGCTGCGCGGCTACGGCGCCACGTTCCTCATCTTCAGTGACTACGAGCGCCCGGCCATCCGCCTGTCCGCGCTGATGGAGATCCCCGCCGTCCACATCTTCACGCACGACTCCATCGGCGTGGGCGAGGACGGCCCCACGCACCAGCCGGTGGAGCAGCTCGCGTCGCTGCGCGCCATCCCGGGCAACATCGTCATGCGTCCCGGTGACGCCAACGAGGTGGCGGAGGCCTGGCGCTTCATCGCGCAGCAGACGAAGCACCCGGTGGTGCTGGTGCTGACGCGGCAGGCGGTGCCCACGCTCGACCGCACGAAGTACGGAGCAGCCAGCGGCGTGTCCAAGGGCGGCTACGTGCTCGCGGACGCCGAGGGTGGCACGCCCGAGGTCATCCTCATCGGCACCGGCAGCGAGGTGTCGCTGTGCGTGGACGCCTACGAGAAGCTCAAGGCCGAGGGCGTCAAGGCGCGCGTCGTGAGCCTGCCCTCGTGGGAGGTGTTCGAGGCGCAGTCCCAGGAGTACCAGGACAGCGTGCTGCCTCCGTCCGTGCGCGCCCGCGTCGCGGTGGAGAAGGCCTCCACGTTCGGTTGGGAGCGCTGGGTGGGAATCTCCGGCAGCGTGGTGGGCATGCGCACCTTCGGTGCCTCCGCGCCCATCAAGGACCTCCAGAAGAAGTTCGGCTTCACCGTGGACAACGTGGTGAAGACGGCCAAGGACACCGTCGCCAAGGTGAAGGCGCGGGGCTGAGGTCCTCCCAGGGCCTGCTTCTGACCTCGAGTTGGAGGCGGGCCCTGTCGTGTCAGTCGCCGCCCGGTTTCTTCCGAGCCGGGCGCGCGGCGGCCTTCAGCAGCTTGCGAACGCGCTGCTTGCCCGTGGGCTTCTCGGCCACCAGCGCGTAGCCCTGTCGAAGGAAGAGCGGCAGCGTGCCTGTGTAGACAGCGCTCGCCGAGGCCCGGCCTTGCGCGGGTGGCTTCACGGGATAGGCCTCGAGGAATCGCGCGCCCTCGCGGCGCAGGATGTCCTCGGCCGCTTGCAGCAGGAGCGTGGCCACGCCCTGCCCTCGCCAGTCCTTGTGCACGAAGAAGCACGGCACCGAGGACACCGAGTCCGCGTCATCGCAGCGAAGACTCGGCGCACGGTCCAGTCGAGGGAAGTCTCGACGCGCCCCCAGCGTCACCCATCCCACGGGCACCTCGCCCGCGAACGCGAGCACACCCCGAGCCTCGCCTCGCTCCACCAAGGACTTCAGCCGTTCGCGCGCGGGAGCCCCCTTCACGTCGGAGAAGCGCTCTCCCTTCTCCAAGCGCCAGAACATGCACCAGCAGCCCTGACACGCGCCGCTCTTCCCGAACAATTGCTCCAGCGCGGGCCACAGCTCCGGGGACAGTTCTCTTGTGTGAATCGACATCGAAGACATGAGGCCGCAGCGTAACCGCGAGGTGCACACGTCGCCGCGCTACAAGCCTCCGCGCAGCTCGGTCTCGCTCCACCAGGCCCCCTCACGCTCACGCAACAGGAACGCGAGCCGGCCTTGATGAAACCCACGCACCGGCGCTTGCGGATCCGGAAATCCCACGGGCAGCCGCCACTCGGGCGCGCGCAGCCGAGCCGGTGGAATGGGGCGGTCGCGCCGCAGCTCGCCCACCTCCTGGTCGGTGAGTTCGCGCGAGGAACACCAGGGCAGCAACGCCGCTCCGTGCACGCCGACACGCTGCCCCTCGGCGGGCACCGTCCACGGCCCGATGGCGGTGCGCCGCAGGGCAGACAAGTGCGCGCCGCTGCCGAGCACCCGGCCCAGGTCCTGCGCCAGCGAGCGCACGTAGTAACCACCACGGCACGTCAGCTCGAGAAGGCTCGAACGCGGTAGCTCATGTGACAGCCAGCGCGCGGTGTGCAGGTAGACGCGCGAAGGAGGCAGCACCACCTCCTCGCCTCGGTGCGCCTTGCGATACGCGGGCTCGCCTCCCAGCTTCTTCGCGCTCGTGGCGGGAGGCACCTGGTCGCGCCAGCCCAGGAACGGGACGAGCGCCTCATCGAGCCGCGCGGGCGTCAGGCCAGAGGTGTCTCCGCGGAAGACCTCGCGGCCGTGCAGGTCGCCGGTATCCATCTCCACGCCCCACTCGACGCGAGCCACATAGGTCTTCGGCACGGCGTGCGGCAGCTCGAACAGGCGCGTGGCCTGCCCGACGAGCAGCAGCAAC
The Myxococcaceae bacterium JPH2 genome window above contains:
- the tkt gene encoding transketolase, with amino-acid sequence MTTDTLDTQAINTLRTLAMDAVEQAHSGHPGAPMALAPVAYQLWQQELRYDPSHPIWPDRDRFILSNGHASMLLYGLLHLSGVKRVTRDYRVEDAPTVSLEDIQKFRQLDSSTPGHPEYRWTSGVETTTGPLGQGVANSVGMAIASRWLASYFNKPGFDLFTYDVYAICGDGDMMEGVASEAASIAGHLQLPNLCWIYDSNHISIDGNTELAFTEDVGRRFEAYGWRVLRVADANDLNALSQAYRTFKEQRGKPTLIIVTSHIGYGAPKKQDTASAHGEPLGAEELKGAKRAYGWPEDAKFLVPDGVRERFQQRMGARGKQQRDAWEKSFAAYRQQFPELADQLERMQRREAPQGWDKDLPTFPADAKGLATRDSSGKVLNALAKNYPWLVGGSADLNPSTKTYLTASSAMKPGDYAGRNIHFGVREHAMGSIVNGLCLSKLRGYGATFLIFSDYERPAIRLSALMEIPAVHIFTHDSIGVGEDGPTHQPVEQLASLRAIPGNIVMRPGDANEVAEAWRFIAQQTKHPVVLVLTRQAVPTLDRTKYGAASGVSKGGYVLADAEGGTPEVILIGTGSEVSLCVDAYEKLKAEGVKARVVSLPSWEVFEAQSQEYQDSVLPPSVRARVAVEKASTFGWERWVGISGSVVGMRTFGASAPIKDLQKKFGFTVDNVVKTAKDTVAKVKARG
- a CDS encoding GNAT family N-acetyltransferase, translated to MSSMSIHTRELSPELWPALEQLFGKSGACQGCWCMFWRLEKGERFSDVKGAPARERLKSLVERGEARGVLAFAGEVPVGWVTLGARRDFPRLDRAPSLRCDDADSVSSVPCFFVHKDWRGQGVATLLLQAAEDILRREGARFLEAYPVKPPAQGRASASAVYTGTLPLFLRQGYALVAEKPTGKQRVRKLLKAAARPARKKPGGD
- the truB gene encoding tRNA pseudouridine(55) synthase TruB, yielding MNPGIYLVNKPVGPTSFSVMREFLDEVRAASPSKRVPVCHGGTLDPFAEGLLLLLVGQATRLFELPHAVPKTYVARVEWGVEMDTGDLHGREVFRGDTSGLTPARLDEALVPFLGWRDQVPPATSAKKLGGEPAYRKAHRGEEVVLPPSRVYLHTARWLSHELPRSSLLELTCRGGYYVRSLAQDLGRVLGSGAHLSALRRTAIGPWTVPAEGQRVGVHGAALLPWCSSRELTDQEVGELRRDRPIPPARLRAPEWRLPVGFPDPQAPVRGFHQGRLAFLLREREGAWWSETELRGGL